A part of Desulfomicrobium baculatum DSM 4028 genomic DNA contains:
- a CDS encoding phosphoadenosine phosphosulfate reductase family protein — protein sequence MILSEKIALARSRMVEVLERFGPGAAVGWTGGKDSTVVLALWRELLAAKRLGAPVRALNLDTGCKFPEVLAFRDRLVREWDLELHIVRPGVDLSRYPLAVDPVACCGDLKIRPLNEAVRGLSIPALLTGVRADENPDRADRPWLEDHGDRVRVLPILEWTELDIWTFMTRESIPWCTLYDQGYRSLGCMPCTSRSGHGERSGRDAAKEERMGQLRSLGYF from the coding sequence ATGATCCTGTCTGAGAAAATCGCCTTGGCCAGATCGCGGATGGTCGAGGTGCTGGAGCGTTTCGGCCCCGGCGCGGCCGTGGGCTGGACCGGCGGCAAGGACTCCACGGTGGTGCTGGCCCTGTGGAGGGAACTGCTCGCGGCCAAGAGGCTAGGTGCTCCTGTGCGGGCCCTGAATCTGGACACGGGCTGCAAGTTTCCGGAGGTGCTCGCCTTTCGCGACCGGCTGGTCCGCGAGTGGGATCTGGAACTGCACATTGTCCGGCCCGGCGTCGATCTGTCCCGCTACCCGCTGGCTGTCGACCCGGTGGCCTGCTGCGGCGATCTGAAGATCCGTCCTTTGAATGAGGCCGTGCGGGGCTTGTCCATCCCGGCGCTGTTGACGGGGGTGCGCGCCGACGAGAATCCGGACCGGGCGGACCGGCCCTGGCTGGAAGATCACGGCGACCGCGTCCGGGTTCTGCCCATTCTGGAATGGACGGAACTGGACATCTGGACCTTCATGACGCGCGAGTCCATCCCCTGGTGTACGCTCTACGATCAGGGCTATCGGTCGCTTGGTTGCATGCCCTGCACCTCCCGTTCGGGCCATGGCGAGCGTTCGGGCCGCGACGCGGCCAAGGAGGAGCGCATGGGGCAGCTCAGAAGCCTGGGATATTTTTAG
- the thiM gene encoding hydroxyethylthiazole kinase — MSDLSQKAAENLRAIRRSKPLIHNITNFVVMNYTANVLLACGASPVMAHAENEVEEMVAYAGALVLNIGTLTDVWVAAMLKAGRRASALGKPIILDPVGSGATGLRTETAKSILAWTKVSVVRGNASEILSLAGQGSATKGVDSTDSIEDAAKAAGALARELGTTLAITGPTDIVTDGHRTLIIEGGHRLMPYVTGTGCSATALVGAFHAVDPDPVSAAATALAFFGLAGERAGNIADGPGSFQIHLLDALYNLSPEDLAKGCRIREEHHA, encoded by the coding sequence ATGTCCGATCTGTCCCAAAAAGCAGCCGAAAATCTGCGAGCCATCAGGCGTTCCAAGCCCCTGATCCACAACATCACCAATTTCGTGGTCATGAACTACACCGCCAACGTGCTCCTGGCCTGCGGCGCGTCGCCGGTCATGGCCCATGCCGAGAACGAAGTCGAAGAAATGGTCGCCTACGCCGGGGCGCTGGTGCTCAACATCGGCACCCTGACCGACGTGTGGGTCGCGGCCATGCTCAAGGCCGGACGCAGGGCCTCGGCCCTGGGCAAGCCCATCATCCTTGACCCGGTGGGCTCCGGGGCGACCGGGCTTCGCACCGAAACCGCCAAATCCATCCTGGCCTGGACAAAGGTCAGCGTAGTGCGCGGCAACGCTTCGGAAATCCTGTCCCTGGCCGGACAGGGCTCCGCGACCAAGGGCGTGGATTCCACCGACTCCATCGAGGACGCGGCCAAAGCGGCCGGCGCCCTGGCCCGCGAACTGGGCACGACCCTGGCCATCACCGGCCCCACGGATATTGTCACCGACGGCCATCGCACCCTGATCATCGAAGGCGGGCACAGGCTCATGCCCTACGTCACGGGCACGGGCTGTTCGGCCACGGCCCTGGTCGGAGCCTTCCACGCCGTGGACCCGGATCCCGTCTCCGCCGCCGCCACTGCCCTGGCCTTCTTCGGGCTGGCCGGAGAACGGGCCGGCAACATCGCCGACGGTCCCGGCTCCTTCCAGATCCATCTTCTGGACGCCCTCTACAATCTCTCCCCCGAAGACCTGGCCAAAGGCTGCCGCATCCGCGAGGAACACCATGCCTGA
- a CDS encoding AAA family ATPase, producing MKIAFAGKGGVGKTTLCAWLGDYLARQGHDVLLVDADTALSLGQACGLGPEDLPVPLNAREDLVRERIGGGYLRLNPDVSDLPGELSVELPVTAAGGIRPGRKRLLTMGSITGAGDGCACAANALLKSVLAHLVLQEENYVLVDLEAGVEHLGRGTVAGVDALVVVSEPSRRSLETAARVGALAGELGLTRQVLAVNRGMGEPELPKMTGLPDNVVHLPILPSLVERQLAQASVLNLADGPLVDAACARLLASMGKNS from the coding sequence ATGAAGATCGCATTCGCGGGCAAGGGCGGGGTGGGAAAGACCACCTTATGCGCCTGGCTTGGAGACTATCTGGCCAGGCAGGGACACGACGTGCTGCTGGTGGACGCGGACACGGCGCTGAGCCTCGGCCAGGCTTGCGGGCTTGGACCCGAGGATCTGCCCGTGCCCTTGAACGCGCGCGAGGATCTGGTCCGCGAGCGCATCGGTGGCGGCTATCTGCGCCTCAACCCGGATGTGTCCGACCTGCCGGGTGAACTCAGCGTGGAACTGCCCGTCACCGCCGCCGGGGGCATCCGGCCGGGCCGCAAGCGCCTCCTGACCATGGGCTCCATCACCGGGGCCGGCGACGGTTGCGCCTGCGCGGCCAACGCTCTGCTCAAGTCCGTGCTGGCCCATCTGGTATTGCAGGAGGAAAATTACGTGCTGGTGGATCTGGAAGCGGGCGTGGAGCATCTGGGGCGCGGGACCGTGGCCGGGGTGGACGCCCTGGTGGTGGTCAGCGAACCGAGCCGCCGGTCGCTGGAGACAGCGGCCAGAGTGGGCGCGCTGGCCGGTGAACTGGGACTGACGCGGCAGGTTCTGGCGGTCAATCGCGGCATGGGCGAACCCGAACTTCCGAAAATGACGGGCCTGCCGGACAACGTGGTGCACCTGCCGATCCTGCCGAGCCTGGTCGAGCGGCAACTGGCCCAGGCCAGCGTCCTTAATCTGGCCGATGGCCCTCTTGTCGATGCGGCCTGCGCCCGGTTGCTCGCGTCAATGGGTAAAAATTCCTGA
- the cooS gene encoding anaerobic carbon-monoxide dehydrogenase catalytic subunit, with protein sequence MAKEREISDLSPWEDAQKMIAKAGREGVNLVWDRLKDQTPHCTFCEQGLTCSKCVMGPCRINPKGPKKMLGVCGADADLTVARNFGRFVAAGAAAHSDHGRDLLETLAAIGEGKTTDYGIRDEAKLERICKELGIDVEGLSVQERAKALANLFFEDYGCRSHNVAFSSRAPQKRKDLWERFGCTPRGIDRDCVEMLHRTHMGVDCDPVSICLHAGRVALGDGWGGSMIATEVSDIIFGTPKPVKSTVNLGVLREDQVNILVHGHSPIVSEMILAATREPAILAKAKEAGATGINIAGLCCTGNELLMRQGVPMAGNHLMTELAIVTGAVEMVIVDYQCIMPSLVNVAGCYHTKFVSTSDKAKFPGGIHMEFNYNNAREKAREAVLMAIEAYSLRDPDKVEIPSKPMSITSGFSNEAILGALGGTPEPLIQALQAGKVRGVVGIVGCNNPKLKHDHVHVNLAQELIKRDILVLATGCATVAMGKAGLLEPEASSRAGAGLAEICQALGIPPVLHVGSCVDNSRILHICAVLANYAGLDISDLPVAASAPEWYSEKAAAIGLYAVASGIYTHLGLPPHILGSSMITTLALKGLDDVFGACFAVEPGPLQAAELIDERIKAKRVALGWPA encoded by the coding sequence ATGGCCAAAGAAAGGGAAATTTCGGATCTGAGCCCCTGGGAAGACGCCCAGAAAATGATCGCCAAGGCCGGACGCGAGGGGGTGAACCTCGTCTGGGACCGACTCAAAGACCAGACGCCGCACTGCACCTTCTGCGAACAAGGCCTGACGTGCAGCAAGTGCGTCATGGGCCCCTGCCGCATCAATCCCAAGGGACCGAAGAAAATGCTCGGCGTGTGCGGAGCCGATGCCGATCTGACCGTGGCCCGCAACTTCGGCCGCTTTGTGGCCGCCGGAGCGGCCGCGCATTCGGATCATGGCCGGGACCTGCTTGAAACCCTGGCTGCGATCGGCGAGGGCAAGACCACGGACTACGGCATCCGCGACGAAGCCAAGCTTGAACGCATCTGCAAGGAACTGGGCATAGATGTCGAAGGACTGTCGGTGCAGGAACGGGCCAAGGCCCTGGCAAACCTCTTCTTCGAGGACTACGGGTGCCGCTCCCACAACGTGGCCTTCAGCAGCCGCGCACCCCAGAAACGAAAGGATCTCTGGGAGCGTTTCGGCTGCACGCCGCGCGGCATCGACCGCGACTGCGTGGAGATGCTCCACCGCACGCACATGGGCGTGGACTGCGACCCGGTCTCCATCTGCCTGCACGCCGGCCGCGTGGCCCTGGGCGACGGCTGGGGCGGATCCATGATCGCAACCGAAGTCTCGGACATCATCTTCGGCACGCCCAAACCCGTCAAATCCACCGTCAATCTGGGCGTATTGCGCGAGGACCAGGTCAACATCCTGGTCCACGGCCACAGCCCCATCGTTTCGGAAATGATCCTGGCCGCGACCCGCGAACCCGCGATCCTGGCCAAGGCCAAAGAGGCCGGAGCCACGGGCATCAACATCGCGGGCCTGTGCTGCACGGGCAACGAGCTGCTCATGCGCCAGGGCGTGCCCATGGCCGGCAACCACCTCATGACCGAGCTGGCCATCGTCACCGGCGCGGTGGAGATGGTCATCGTGGACTACCAGTGCATCATGCCGAGCCTCGTGAACGTGGCCGGATGCTACCACACCAAGTTCGTCTCCACCTCGGACAAGGCCAAGTTCCCCGGTGGCATCCACATGGAATTCAACTATAACAACGCCCGCGAAAAGGCCCGTGAAGCCGTGCTCATGGCCATCGAAGCCTACTCCCTCCGCGACCCGGACAAGGTCGAGATTCCGTCCAAGCCCATGTCCATCACCTCCGGCTTCTCCAACGAGGCCATCCTCGGCGCCCTGGGCGGTACGCCCGAGCCCCTGATCCAGGCCCTGCAGGCCGGGAAGGTGCGCGGCGTGGTCGGAATCGTGGGCTGCAACAACCCCAAGCTCAAGCACGACCATGTGCATGTGAACCTGGCCCAGGAGCTCATCAAACGCGACATCCTGGTGCTGGCCACGGGCTGCGCCACCGTGGCCATGGGCAAGGCCGGGCTTCTGGAACCTGAGGCGTCCTCACGGGCCGGGGCCGGTCTGGCGGAAATCTGCCAGGCCCTGGGTATCCCGCCGGTGCTGCATGTGGGCAGCTGCGTGGACAACTCGCGCATCCTGCACATCTGCGCGGTACTGGCCAACTATGCGGGCCTTGATATCAGCGACCTGCCCGTGGCGGCCAGCGCGCCCGAATGGTACTCCGAAAAGGCGGCGGCCATCGGCCTCTACGCCGTGGCCAGCGGAATCTACACCCACCTGGGGCTCCCGCCACACATCCTGGGCAGTTCCATGATCACGACCCTGGCGCTGAAAGGTCTCGATGACGTCTTCGGGGCATGCTTTGCGGTAGAGCCCGGCCCACTGCAGGCGGCAGAACTGATCGATGAACGCATCAAGGCCAAGCGAGTGGCCCTGGGCTGGCCGGCTTAG
- a CDS encoding ABC transporter permease, which produces MNILRPLILTAGLLLLWQLLVTLTGAPPYILPGPLPVGHALLDKFPLLLSHLGTTLTEILLGLALGTILGTGAALIMILSPLLKRWMLPVLVVSQAIPVFALAPILVLWLGYGMASKVGMAVLIIFFPVASSFYSGMQRTEPDLLELARIMGAKPLAVLRTIIIPSALPAFASGLRVATAVAPIGAVVGEWVGSSAGLGFYMLHANARMQIDVMFAALTVLAVTSLALYFLIDRLLDKLVFWQPKQGIQ; this is translated from the coding sequence ATGAACATCCTGCGCCCCCTGATCCTGACGGCAGGCTTGCTCCTCCTGTGGCAACTCCTGGTCACTTTGACCGGGGCTCCGCCCTACATCCTGCCCGGACCGCTGCCCGTCGGCCATGCCCTGCTCGACAAATTTCCACTGCTCCTGTCCCATCTGGGCACGACCCTCACGGAAATCCTGCTGGGCCTGGCCCTGGGCACGATCCTTGGCACGGGCGCGGCCTTAATCATGATCCTCTCGCCGCTCCTCAAGCGCTGGATGCTGCCCGTGCTGGTGGTCAGCCAGGCCATCCCGGTCTTTGCCCTGGCTCCGATCCTGGTGCTGTGGCTGGGCTACGGCATGGCGTCCAAGGTGGGCATGGCGGTGCTGATCATCTTTTTTCCGGTGGCTTCGTCCTTCTACTCAGGCATGCAGCGCACCGAACCCGACCTGCTGGAACTGGCCCGCATCATGGGAGCAAAGCCCCTGGCCGTGCTGCGCACCATCATCATCCCCTCGGCCCTGCCCGCCTTCGCCTCGGGCCTGCGCGTGGCCACGGCCGTGGCGCCCATCGGAGCCGTGGTCGGGGAGTGGGTCGGGTCGAGCGCGGGGCTTGGGTTCTACATGCTCCACGCCAACGCCCGCATGCAGATCGACGTCATGTTCGCGGCCCTGACCGTCCTGGCGGTCACGTCCCTGGCCCTCTATTTTTTGATCGACCGCCTGCTGGACAAGCTGGTCTTCTGGCAGCCGAAACAGGGAATCCAATGA
- a CDS encoding ABC transporter substrate-binding protein: protein MKKITLFLATILLCATSAHAQKLTVLLDWFVNPDHAPLFVALEKGFFKNHGLDVTLIAPSNPNDPPKLVAAGQADIAVSYQHQHQMQVSEGLPLTRIATLVATPLNSLVVLKDGPIKSIADLKGKTIGYSVGGFETALLKVMLEKEGLALGDVKLVNVNFSLSPSLFTGQTDAVIGAFRNFELNQMDIEGRPGKAFFVEEYGVPAYDELILVAASNRLSDPKLRAFVDALEEGVQYLINHPDESWKLFVSGDRASLDDELNRRAWKDTLPRFALRPGALDHKRYTRFADFLLKEKIVDTVPELEKWAVELR, encoded by the coding sequence ATGAAAAAAATCACCCTCTTCCTTGCAACCATCCTCCTCTGCGCCACCTCGGCCCACGCCCAAAAGCTGACCGTGCTCCTGGACTGGTTCGTCAACCCCGACCATGCTCCTCTCTTTGTGGCCCTGGAAAAAGGCTTCTTTAAAAACCACGGCCTGGACGTTACGCTCATCGCCCCCTCCAACCCCAACGACCCGCCCAAGCTCGTGGCCGCCGGACAGGCCGACATCGCCGTGTCCTACCAGCATCAGCACCAGATGCAGGTCAGCGAAGGCCTGCCGCTGACCCGTATCGCCACCCTCGTGGCCACGCCGCTCAATTCGCTGGTCGTGCTCAAAGACGGCCCCATCAAGTCCATCGCGGACCTGAAGGGCAAGACCATCGGCTATTCCGTGGGCGGCTTCGAGACCGCGCTTCTGAAAGTGATGCTTGAGAAAGAAGGCCTGGCCCTCGGTGACGTGAAACTGGTCAATGTCAACTTCTCCCTGTCCCCGTCCCTGTTCACGGGCCAGACCGACGCCGTCATCGGTGCGTTCCGCAACTTCGAACTGAACCAGATGGACATCGAGGGCCGCCCCGGCAAGGCCTTTTTTGTCGAGGAATACGGCGTGCCCGCCTACGACGAACTGATCCTCGTCGCCGCCTCGAACAGACTTTCCGACCCGAAACTGCGCGCCTTTGTCGACGCGCTTGAGGAAGGGGTGCAGTACCTGATCAACCATCCGGACGAGAGCTGGAAGCTCTTCGTCTCCGGGGACCGCGCCAGCCTCGACGACGAACTGAACCGCCGCGCCTGGAAGGACACCCTGCCCCGCTTCGCCTTGCGGCCTGGAGCTCTGGACCACAAACGCTACACCCGGTTCGCGGATTTTCTGCTGAAGGAGAAGATCGTGGACACCGTGCCCGAGCTTGAGAAATGGGCGGTGGAGCTGCGCTGA
- a CDS encoding ABC transporter ATP-binding protein: MQLSTPMQTAPDIVLEDLSLDFAGQPLFADLTLTLAGGRTTCILGPSGCGKSTLLKLMAGSPNLDFKGRIRFEPTTDSTVAWMSQNDLLLPWFTLLDNVLLGARLRGELSHEKRAKALALIREAGLTGYEDKLPTALSGGMRQRGALLRTLMEERPVILMDEPFSALDALTRVRLQNLAARLTVGATVVLVTHDPMEALRLGHTIVVLGGAPVRVLEIIEPAALPPREAGNPEVTALYASLLKRLMNGEAA, encoded by the coding sequence GTGCAACTCTCCACGCCCATGCAGACCGCCCCGGACATCGTCCTTGAGGACCTTAGCCTCGATTTCGCCGGCCAGCCGCTCTTCGCGGATTTGACCCTGACGCTTGCGGGCGGCAGGACGACCTGCATCCTGGGACCGAGCGGATGCGGCAAGTCAACCCTGCTCAAGCTCATGGCCGGATCGCCGAACCTTGATTTCAAGGGAAGGATTCGTTTCGAGCCGACAACAGACAGCACAGTAGCCTGGATGAGCCAGAACGACCTGCTCCTGCCCTGGTTCACGCTGCTGGACAATGTCCTCCTCGGGGCGCGTCTGCGGGGCGAACTTTCGCACGAAAAACGCGCCAAGGCCCTGGCCCTGATCCGGGAAGCGGGCCTGACCGGCTACGAAGACAAGCTGCCCACGGCACTGTCTGGGGGCATGCGCCAGCGCGGGGCGCTTCTGCGCACGCTCATGGAGGAGCGGCCCGTCATCCTCATGGACGAGCCCTTTTCCGCTCTTGACGCCCTGACCCGCGTGCGGCTGCAGAACCTGGCCGCGCGCCTGACCGTGGGGGCGACCGTGGTGCTGGTCACCCACGATCCCATGGAGGCGCTGCGTCTGGGGCACACCATCGTCGTCCTCGGCGGCGCGCCCGTGCGGGTGCTCGAAATCATCGAGCCCGCCGCCCTCCCCCCGCGAGAAGCAGGCAACCCGGAAGTGACCGCCTTGTATGCGAGTCTGCTCAAACGGCTCATGAACGGAGAGGCGGCATGA
- the thiD gene encoding bifunctional hydroxymethylpyrimidine kinase/phosphomethylpyrimidine kinase → MNQRTYHRVLTIAGSDSGGGAGIQADLKTIAAHGCYGASVITALTAQNTLGVTGIHPVPVDFVAAQMDAVLGDIGADAVKIGMLFSPELIRTVAQGLIRHGVGTIVLDPVMVAQSGDKLLQDEAIEALKSELIPLATLITPNLPEASVLLNREIATQAAAMEALTELAAMGCENVLVKGGHLESGDSDDTLYLGPEGRVVTLPGVRIPTRNNHGTGCTLSSAIASNLARGEDVETAVRHAKEYISGAIRAGAAYVIGRGHGPVHHFYRFFE, encoded by the coding sequence ATGAACCAGCGCACATATCACCGGGTATTGACCATCGCCGGGTCCGACAGCGGCGGCGGGGCCGGAATCCAGGCCGACCTCAAGACCATCGCGGCCCACGGCTGCTACGGAGCAAGCGTCATCACCGCCCTGACCGCCCAGAACACACTGGGCGTGACCGGCATCCACCCCGTGCCGGTTGATTTCGTGGCCGCGCAGATGGACGCGGTGCTCGGCGACATCGGAGCCGACGCGGTCAAGATCGGCATGCTCTTTTCCCCGGAACTGATCCGCACCGTGGCGCAGGGCCTGATCCGGCACGGGGTGGGGACCATTGTCCTCGACCCGGTCATGGTCGCCCAGAGCGGGGACAAGCTGTTGCAGGACGAGGCCATCGAAGCCCTGAAAAGCGAGCTCATCCCCCTGGCCACGCTCATCACGCCGAACCTGCCCGAAGCCTCGGTGCTGCTGAACCGGGAGATCGCCACCCAGGCAGCGGCCATGGAGGCGCTGACGGAGCTTGCGGCCATGGGCTGCGAGAATGTGCTGGTCAAAGGCGGGCACCTGGAATCGGGCGACAGCGACGACACCCTCTACCTCGGCCCCGAAGGCCGCGTCGTGACCCTGCCGGGCGTGCGCATCCCGACCCGCAACAACCACGGCACGGGCTGCACCCTGTCCTCGGCCATCGCCTCGAACCTGGCCAGGGGCGAGGATGTGGAGACGGCCGTGCGCCACGCCAAGGAGTACATAAGCGGGGCCATCCGGGCCGGAGCCGCGTACGTCATCGGGCGGGGCCACGGGCCGGTGCATCACTTCTACCGGTTCTTCGAGTAA
- the thiE gene encoding thiamine phosphate synthase: MPDLSLYLVTDRRLSLGRSTVDIVRAAVAGGVTCVQLREKECSTRQFVTEARAVRELLAGTGIPLIINDRLDVALAVGADGVHLGQTDMLIADARRLVGTDMLIGISAECVDDAVRAQAEGADYVGISPVFATPTKTDTAPALGLDGVALIRAAVSLPLVGIGGIGPGNATEVIRAGCDGVAVVSAIISAPDPKRAAAELKTIIRRAKEHP, from the coding sequence ATGCCTGATTTGTCCCTGTACCTGGTCACGGACCGGAGACTGTCCCTGGGCCGCTCCACCGTGGACATCGTCCGCGCCGCCGTGGCCGGGGGCGTGACCTGCGTGCAGTTGCGCGAAAAAGAGTGCTCGACGCGGCAGTTCGTGACCGAAGCGCGGGCCGTACGGGAACTGCTGGCCGGGACCGGCATTCCGCTGATCATCAACGACCGCCTCGACGTGGCCCTGGCCGTGGGCGCAGACGGCGTACACCTGGGCCAGACCGACATGCTCATCGCCGACGCCCGCCGACTGGTCGGAACGGACATGCTCATCGGCATCTCGGCCGAATGCGTGGACGACGCCGTGCGCGCGCAGGCCGAAGGCGCGGACTATGTCGGGATCAGCCCCGTCTTCGCCACCCCGACCAAGACCGATACTGCCCCGGCGCTGGGCCTTGACGGCGTCGCCCTCATCCGCGCGGCCGTGTCCCTGCCCCTGGTCGGCATCGGCGGCATCGGCCCCGGCAACGCGACCGAGGTCATCCGCGCCGGATGCGACGGGGTGGCCGTGGTCTCGGCCATCATCTCGGCCCCGGACCCGAAGCGAGCAGCCGCAGAACTCAAAACCATCATTCGCCGAGCCAAGGAACACCCATGA
- a CDS encoding Crp/Fnr family transcriptional regulator has protein sequence MRLTETTLLQDLDRPEMAPLRKLFISRKYAKGVLAFEPKSGDQIFIVTRGRARVYLAYRDKEFTMAMLDCGDVYATHTRAFVQALDELEILIAGVPEVRRYLGSMPSFNSAMIHVLGDLLSHAISVIDTLAFKDVRNRLIEFLVYEARRMPRCVECKGCGGCSDGGMVSLGLNTEQMATIIGSSRQTVSSLLNALAKENAIQLKGRGVICIPDISVLEALTGQDQA, from the coding sequence ATGCGCCTGACCGAAACCACGCTGCTGCAGGACCTTGACCGCCCGGAGATGGCCCCTCTGCGCAAGCTCTTCATTTCCCGAAAGTATGCAAAGGGAGTGCTGGCCTTCGAACCCAAGTCCGGGGACCAGATATTCATCGTGACCAGGGGCCGGGCCCGCGTGTACCTCGCCTATCGCGACAAGGAATTCACCATGGCCATGCTCGACTGCGGGGATGTCTACGCCACGCACACCAGAGCCTTTGTGCAGGCCCTGGACGAGCTTGAGATCCTGATCGCCGGGGTACCCGAAGTCCGCCGCTACCTCGGCTCCATGCCGAGCTTCAACTCGGCCATGATCCATGTGCTTGGCGACCTTCTCTCGCACGCCATCTCCGTCATCGACACCCTGGCCTTCAAGGATGTACGCAACCGACTCATCGAATTTCTGGTCTACGAAGCCCGGCGCATGCCGCGTTGCGTGGAGTGCAAGGGATGCGGCGGCTGCTCCGACGGAGGCATGGTCTCCCTGGGGCTGAACACCGAGCAGATGGCCACCATCATCGGCTCCTCCCGTCAGACAGTTTCCTCGCTGCTGAACGCCCTGGCCAAGGAAAACGCCATCCAGCTCAAGGGGCGCGGCGTCATCTGCATCCCCGACATCAGCGTCCTCGAAGCCCTGACCGGGCAGGACCAAGCCTAA
- a CDS encoding APC family permease, with the protein MSMELNKKYGLFTAIAMVVGIVIGSGVFFKAEKILTATGGNLPLGILAWIIGGFIMISCAYTFSLMATKYERVNGIVDYAEAAMGKKYGYYVGWFMALIYYPTLTSVLAWVSARYTAVLFGWDITGGECMTISGFFLVASYALNALSPVLAGKFQVTTTVVKLIPLLLMAVVGTVFGLDNGMIVQNFTTSVTEVDPLIAVFTAVVATSFAYEGWIIATSINAELKDSKRNLPLALMVGTFTVMVVYILYYVGLAGAVTNQTLMEGGQEGAKLAFETVFSSLGGTLIFVFVIISCLGTLNGLMLGCTRGIYSISARNQGPNPFMFKQIDNATNMPTNSAVLGLLLSAFWLVYFYGANLTTPWFGFFCFDPSELPIVTIYALYIPIFVVFMKKESDFSVFKRYIMPSLAIFGSLFMMFAACFSHGMAVVAYLAIFGVVMLGGVFFSREREL; encoded by the coding sequence ATGAGCATGGAGTTGAACAAGAAATACGGGCTTTTTACCGCCATCGCCATGGTCGTGGGCATCGTCATCGGCAGCGGCGTCTTCTTCAAGGCGGAAAAAATTCTCACCGCCACCGGGGGCAATCTGCCGCTGGGGATTCTGGCCTGGATCATCGGCGGGTTCATCATGATCTCCTGCGCCTACACATTTTCGCTCATGGCTACTAAATACGAGCGCGTGAACGGCATCGTCGACTACGCCGAAGCCGCCATGGGCAAGAAATACGGTTATTATGTCGGCTGGTTCATGGCGCTCATCTATTACCCGACCCTGACCTCGGTTTTGGCCTGGGTCTCGGCCAGGTATACGGCCGTGCTGTTCGGGTGGGACATCACCGGAGGCGAGTGCATGACCATTTCCGGTTTCTTCCTGGTGGCGAGCTATGCCTTGAACGCCCTGTCGCCAGTGCTGGCCGGAAAATTCCAGGTCACGACGACCGTGGTCAAGCTGATCCCGCTTTTGCTCATGGCTGTGGTCGGCACGGTGTTCGGCTTGGACAACGGCATGATCGTGCAGAATTTTACCACCTCCGTCACGGAAGTCGATCCGCTCATTGCCGTGTTCACCGCCGTCGTGGCCACGTCTTTCGCATACGAGGGATGGATCATTGCCACCAGCATCAACGCGGAACTCAAAGACTCCAAGAGGAATCTTCCCCTGGCTTTGATGGTGGGCACCTTCACGGTCATGGTCGTTTATATATTATACTACGTCGGCCTGGCAGGGGCGGTCACCAATCAGACCCTGATGGAAGGCGGTCAGGAAGGGGCGAAGCTGGCTTTCGAGACCGTCTTTTCAAGCCTGGGCGGAACGCTCATCTTCGTTTTTGTCATCATCTCCTGCCTAGGCACCCTGAATGGCCTGATGCTCGGATGCACGCGCGGCATCTATTCCATCTCCGCCAGAAACCAGGGTCCCAACCCGTTCATGTTCAAACAGATCGACAATGCGACCAACATGCCCACGAACTCCGCCGTTCTGGGCCTCCTGTTGTCCGCGTTCTGGCTGGTGTATTTTTACGGGGCGAATCTCACCACACCGTGGTTCGGCTTTTTCTGCTTCGACCCTTCGGAACTGCCCATCGTGACGATCTATGCCCTGTATATCCCCATTTTCGTGGTCTTCATGAAAAAGGAATCCGACTTTTCGGTATTCAAACGCTACATCATGCCCTCTTTGGCCATATTCGGCAGCCTGTTCATGATGTTTGCCGCCTGCTTTTCGCACGGCATGGCCGTTGTGGCGTATCTTGCCATCTTTGGAGTGGTGATGCTGGGCGGGGTGTTCTTTTCGCGGGAGCGCGAGTTGTAG